The region ATCTATTTCTATTGTACCACCATGTTCAGCAGTTTGAATTTTATGTATGGTTACggaattatttgttttagaATCAGCTTGGTCGATGTCCGTAGGTATTTGGTTATTGATCTTTTCTTCCTTCAAggtttctttaattttaaacttAAACTCGACAGTTTCAATTGGGTCCTCAACTTCATTATAAGGATCCACATTTCTTGTTAAAAGAATACTTGTCTTAACATGTGGAAGTAATTCTTTTAAGGAATCAAATACAGATTCCCAAGAAAGTTTTGATATCGTAACTTCAAACGCGTCTAATTCTTTCATAGTTTGTTCATCTTCGGTCTTCATCTTCTGAATAGTTTTTAAAAGTGGATTTAATTCTGTTATATCATCAAAATCTTGTTCTgtaattaatttcttaatattCAGTAATTGATAACTCTTAGCTTCATTAtcgtttaattttttaagtaAAGAAGCATATTGTCTAATTGAAACTTTCAACTGTGGTAAAATGCCACCTCTTCTTCTACCAGAAAGtggaataatattattggatTTTGATAGTTCatattctaaaattaatctttctagttttttagatttaaaacttttaaagatttgaaCTAATAGAGATGTTACTCCACTATCTGCTTCGCTATGTTGCATTGCTTCAATTAGATCTTCCattacttttaaaatataattgacGATATCCTCATCAGATAAATCACTGTAATTATGGATTAAGTATTTATAGAAGAACATTCCACGGTTTCTGAAAGCCAAATAGCGCAGACTATCCAATGTAGGAGAAGAGTATGAATATAGCCCCCATCTATTTGGTTTCAATACATTTATGTTGAATAATGATTCGAAGGTTAATCTTGCTTCTGAAAAATTGTTCTCTTTAACTTGAATTAAAGCATTTTGGTACAATTCAAAGCATTCTTCGATCTGCAATTCCCTAGAATGTTCCTCAGCTTCGAGTTCTTCATCTTGAGCACTTAAGTTTAATGCATTGAAGCTAGacataatatatatttaacaataatatataaatcgATTAGCGCTAAGGGCTTCAGTGTTTTATTACTCCTTGTTCTTTGctattttttatctttttgaTTTCTGTTCGAATTATTTCAACATCTGGTGTTTCTCAGATCAACACCttaaattttagaaaatatcaTGGCCatactttaaaaaaagatgagAAATAAATTCGATTATCTTTAAAGTATTATAAATGTATTAATACTAGTACTTAAATTTCGGTATCTACATATAAGACAAGATATTGATCAATGAACACAGATTTCAAGTATGCAGCAGAATATTTACCAAGGATTGGATGTATTTCTATTGTCGTTGAAGGTTTAGAAGATTTATGCGTccaaaaattacaattcaACGATACTACAAGTATTTTAGAAGTCTCAAATAATTCTGGAACAATATATCATATTAAGCTACCCTATATAGCAGATGCTACTATGGATATATCGTCTATTAAATACCAGAAAAATGGGCCTAATGAATATGTTCTACGATTACCTATTAACagtattgaaaaattaaaaagggtcaatttattagaaatggatgatgaattagaagGATTATGGAGTAAAAAACAACTTCTTTCATTAAGCGATTTTAACTTTTGTTGCATAAAATgccaaaatattatcatatcAAAAAGTAAtagtttcaaaattaatcaaatgCCATCGGAATATTGGATGGAATTGATGGATTATTGGCATTGCCATAAACCTGATGATAAAAGTGTTGCTGGTCAAAGATATTCtgtaaaatataatggTTTACAACCCAATATTAATGAACTCTTAGTCGGTGGATCCTTCTTTTTAGGTCAATCAAATGTTTTccataatattaaaatggaTCGAAATATTATTCGATGTAAAACATGTAATACTTTAATAGGTGAAAAGACAACTAACGATCTTGCTAAAATTCATAAATGGAAACTTCAATTATTGGCCAGGAGTTCTCCTGAATTTCAACTTGCAACTACTTACCCACCCGAATATTCAGTTAATCTTTCactaattaattttatgaaAAGTAATTCAACTCGTTACACCCTCCTGCGTTGTTCGAAGAGTGGATATGATTATAACATATTAGTTTGGTTATTTGGAGTAGGTTTAAACATTAGTTTTACTAATGGgattgttttaaaaaatactttaaaaatattttatcagaaaataataaaggacaatgaagaattttctGAAGTACAGGCTAGGCTTGGTGGAAATGTAAATATAGAAGAATTGGCAGTAGATGCAACACCTTTTGAAGAGTTTATAAGAAATTTAGAATATAATAGTCAATTTTTACCAGCAAACTTACAATCAATGAGAGATTGGCAAATCAGTTATTTATCtatataaaaacaaaaaaaaataaaaaaagaaatgttATGTCTATAGagttcaaaaaaaaaaaataatgcatATCATgcttatatttttgaaatagcCTGTTTGATAGCTGGGGCTACTTGTTTTCTACTTGCCTTTACATTCAATTGATGGAACGATATATAAGAGTCCTTAGTGTTTGAATCATCAAATGGTTttaaatctaaatattCGGCTACATCCCTAATTACTTTATCAACGATATTCCCGACCATTTTcttatcaaaaataaacGCAATTTGACGTTCAAATTTCTTTGGATCACGATTGTTTGCCATTATCATAAGaaatgttaattttttatctattaaatattgttgGCAATCCTTAATGAAAAGTTCTTTTGACTGTGATTCATTCGTATTAACATAAAGCCAATCTAAATTCTTCACCACAGAAGCAATACCAACAATTAAATCGTCGCCTTTACCATCTGGAAAGGcaaattctttataatCCTTTCTTAAGATATCTATTGTGGATAGACCTTTAATGTCAACTTTTGCTTCATTCAGATCATTATAGAACAAATCAAATTGTAATTCAGGTAATAAATCACGATAGATGGGGGCTACTTCTAAATCAGCCTCCTCGATTTTACGTTTAAAATTAGCCGTATCTTGAACTGCAGCAGATAAGCATAAGGGGGCcacatttttcaataatggTCTAGTTGATGGCTGGATTTTCTCATACCAATACTTAAAGATTAAAGAAGTACAGCTTCCAGTGACTTTTATGATCCTGGGGTTTGCATTCAGATATAATTTGGAATCCGCATGATGATCAATAATCCCGACAACGTTATCAATGTATGGTGCAGTATGTTTTGGGATTTCATTGTGGTCTAATAGTATAGCATTAACTATACAATTTgagtttgtttttttgaaacTAATCAAATCCTCTCTAAAGAATAGATCCTCAACAGAAATGTTCAATCGGTTTAGACTGAGAATGATATCTTTTcttaaaatcaaatcagATTGAggaatattaattattggaaTGATAGCTTCTGAAGGATTAGAGTTGGCCCAGATATGTTCTAGATAAGCATAAGAAATCGCAGACGCAACAGAATCCAAATCTGCAGACTCATTACCGCATGAGATTCTGATTTGGTTTCTCAACTGCAAAGGTTGTTTCTTTAAcgattttagaaaattagCCACTGAGTTAGACATGCTGATTAAGGTTTggttaaaatattattattgtattaaaataaGCTCTAGGACCGATCTTTGTTATCCtcatgaatttttaaagatagTGTTGAAACTTTTCTACTCTTTAATCCATtaaataaacaaacaaaGCCGTATCCATCGTCAATTTTTCGGAGTTCAAATTTGTCATTCTCTATAACGTCgagatttttttaaattaaataagcAAAAACTATATCATGAATTATAGAGGGTTAAAAGTTgacaatatattttatataatttggGTGATACTACATGTATGCCagataaataaaaactaATTAAAACCTTTAGATTTGCCTTAAGAAAGTGAATGTGCTAGCGCCGTTTACCGTGTTTGTGTATTTCTTATGATACGGAAAAAATGATGAGCTTTTACCGAAATGACTCTATAGGTTTTGGGATTTACAAGTATTTAAGGGGAAATTGTCAAGATAATTACGATTTACAACGTATAAAATAGATGGTTGAAACTAAAATTATTCAGGCAAAAggtattaaagaatttggattattatttataataatccaAGTGAAGTTTTAGCCCTGATTTTACAATTTGTTACAGTAGAGCAAGcttttagataataatagaatagaTCCAATCTCTTTACAAGATTATTCGTGTTTTCtaatacaattatattccAATCTCTCTTATTTATAATGTTTCATATATACTATGTGTTTTCCATATTGTCAATATTTTGTTATGTTCAAGGTTTACCCTTAGAGGTAGAGAATGATGTGGTAGagaaagataaattaagGCCTCTCATATTAGgtcaattaaattttcttcataCAACTGATCTTCATGGCTGGTTTGGTTCACAtccaaatcaaataaacTACAATGCAGATTTCGGTGACTTCTTGAGCTTCATCGAATTGTTTAAGCAAAGAAATATTCATGAAAATCAAGACTTAATCGTAGTAGATACAGGTGATAAAGTACATGGTACAGGTCTTTCAGATGCCTCAACTCCCATTGGGATATATTCACAgcaaatttttaattctataGATTACGATTTCTTGACCATTGGGAACCATGAGATTTATACTCCAGGAACAATGGATGctgaatattataatactACATTATTACCCAAATTTAaaggaaaatatatttccaGTAATTTAGAATATATCGATAAAGATGGTCAAGCCCATATCATGGGTaatagatttaaatattttgttacatcaaattcaaaattaagaatattagctttatcatttatatctccatttaaagatttagtcaaaaaaaatccaaGATGTAATATCATTCCATTTGAAGAAGTcttaaaagatgaaaatggtTGGTTTGCTCATGAAGTTTTAAATAAGTTTAAGCCTGTAGATCTTGATTTAATACTTGTAATGGGGCATTTACAATTAAGGCCAACAACTTTTGATGAACCAGAATATTTACAGAATTTGCATTCCATTTTAAGAACTTATTATCCTAATACTATCattcaatattttggtGGTCATTCTCATATAAGAGATTTTGTTAAACTAGACTCGAAAGCGTCTGCGCTTCAAAGTGGTAAATTGGCTGAAACTGTGGGATTTTTATCGATTAGCAATTTCCCTACTGGAGATCAAAAAGATCAATTACCAGTTTTTAATAGAAGAtatattgattttaatacaaattcatttaaattccATTTGAATATCTCtcaagatgaagaatttcCAAAGACTTCTCGGGGTATTAAACTATCTGATTTTATATCTtcaataaatgaaaaattaaatttaacaaaaatttaCGGTTATATCTCCAagagttattattttaatgctagaccaattaattcaaaggagaatatttataattggCTAATTCGTAAGATTTTACCGACCTTGAGGAGTAATTCCATTAATGATGATAGTGGTAagagaataataatgacaaATACAGGTGCGATAAGATATGATCTTTATAAGGGTAATTTCACTAGAAATtcagaatatataatttcacCTTTTCCCAATGAATGGtcatatataaaattaccattaaaatttgcaattaaaataaacgatttattaaatgacGAAGGTCATATCAAAGTTCAACATTTAGGACCTGTTGTTAATAGAGAAAATAGGAAGTATGGTATGATAGCAACAtcatcaaaaataaaaatgaatatcgatggtatatttaaatcatatttTCAATGTCCATTCATTAACGATCCAGAATTAGATGATGGTGACACTACACAAGATGATTATGGATGTGATGGTGATGATACTCCACATAATACAGTACGTGAATATATGATGCCCAATGTGGTTCAATatgttgatattttaaataaaaatgatctTAAAAGAcataaaaatgatgaagtttttttaatatttaatgaattcaTGAATGATAGTGTATTAGCAGCAATTAATTCaatgattaataatattgatggAAAATATGgattaaaagatattaaaaaatatagtaGTGAGAAATTGACCAGTTTAATTCGTCATTATGTTGAAGATAATTATATAGTTTAATCGATACGTCTTCATTGTATctatttttagttttagtTTTATATTATGTCATgtttaaaaagaattattacaaatgGTTTAAATGctaaaatattgaatatcCTAAActttaaacaaaatattaatttcttttttcttttccttctttaaaaattatttgttggGTTAATTTTGGAAGCAAATAGGTACAGATGATAATATggtaattgtaaattaagTTATTCAATCATTATGTCTATCTACCAAACTCTATATTGAGTTACTCTTGCAAGGAAGGTCTACAGGCTAATATATATAGGGAAGGGAGAGTGAAATATGTCTCACGTGAAAATTACATCCGGTGTCTTGATGTACACCCTATTCAGGTAATACTCAAATATACTCAGAACACTATTGTATTAATAAACccatatttatataaagcAATTGGACAatcaaagaattaatattgatattatagATATGATATAGATAGAGATAGATTTTAGTGATTTTTAGATAGAGTTATAAAGTAGAATTTTATATGATgtacaaaaaaaacattaatttagataattaaattttagttttattgaatttataaACCAGATTGAGCTCTTCTTCTGTCACGTTCTTCAGAGATGGATAATTTGATACCCTTACCCTTTGGTAAAGATATGTATGGCTTACCTTGTTCACCAATAACGAAAACGTTGTTCAATCTAGTAACAAAAGTGTTATCTAAGGAATCCTTAATGTGAACTAAATCGAAACCACCATCGTGTCTTTCCTTGTGAACAATGGTACCGATTCTACCCAAGTTACGACCACCAGTAACGTAAACTAACTTACCAGCATCGAACTTGATGAAATCAGTGATCTTACCAGTAGCCAAATCAATCTTGACAGTGTCATTAACTTTGATGTTTGGGTCTGGGTATCTGATGGTTCTACCGTCATGGGTAACAACGTATGGAACACTCTTCTTACCTAATTGGACCTTCTTGACTTTACCTAATTTGTAAGAAGCTTCTTCATCAGTAATTCTGTGGACGGCAAATCTACCTTTAACGTCATAGACTAATCTGAAGTTTTCGTTGGTAGCTTCCAAAGTAATAACATCCATGAAACCAGCTGGGTAAGTGATATCAGTTCTGACCTTACCATCAACTTTGACATGTCTTTGCATCATAATAGCTCTGACTTCACGACCGTTCAAGGCATACTTTAATCtatttcttaaaaagaCAATTAATGGCAAAGATTCACGCAACTTGTGTGGACCAGCAGAAGGTCTTGGAGCGTAACAACCGGATAATTTATCCAACATCCAATGATGTGGAGCAGATAATCTCTTTTGATGCTTCTTTGGTCCTCTAGCCATCTTTGCTTGTGGTTGATTATACGGGGTTCTTTATTACTTGTAACACTtactaaaaaatttaatatatattattgaaatttttcatatattttcatatattgaaagaattacaaaatacTACGGCCTAGGGCATTGAACCATTGATTCCCCCAATATGGGCTCGATACCCGCAGGCTATAATTTGTTTCACCAGACTGGCTCCTCCTCCTTCTCTCTCTCCTCCTCCTGGTAGGTGGAGACAACTTGGTTGggagaaaatgaaattgtaGACAGacaaatgaaattgatcTAGAAGGAGTATAGCTATCACCAGGAAAGTATTCTAGGCAGAACTCTCTCTGGAATACAAGGAAATAGACATTAAGAACTGGTACTGAAACATTTTGGCATACCTTGTTGGCAAGAGATTTTAGAAGGAGTGCTTGGGAAAAAAAGGACATGCTGGAAAAAAAGCTGACGCAACTTTCCGTCTCCAAGAGAGAAGAATTTTTCggtaaaaaatatagaagaaaaaagtgGTAGTGGGTGCACGGAGTTAATGTGATTGCAGGGAAGAAAAACaagatgaatttttcaGCTACGGCTTGAATTTCGGAGTTTATGTGATGTATttataaaacaataatgGCATCAAACAGAATTAACAAAAGTTTATCTTATAGGTAATGCTCATTTAactaatgatattttacaattggTTTTTCTAATATGCTCTATTGATTGCTTTTAAATGACTCTGATAATTTCTTTGGACAATTACCCGTTACTTTATTCTAtcatattttgatatatgTAAAATTCACAGTAGATGACGGATCATTTTCCACATCCACAACCAATAATATGGAAGGCTCGAATATTTTATGATTATCatttatctaataaatttacaaaactCAACAAGATATCATTTACATTAGGGTATAACCCTGCTGCATTCTTACCGCTGCCCAGGGCTTATCAGCATTCTACGCGACTTCTCTGATGACcgaaaaaaatcattatacAAAGTTTTATTATGAAGAATTTCCTGGTAATGATTATGAAATGCAGATTCAATAAAGATCCGATTTAAACGTAACATTAATATATCAGGAGTATAGAGCAAGCAGGGACCTAGATTTTATcagataaaattaaattgtaGTTAGAATATATGATAGAACCAAAACAGTAGAAAAAGCCACTTCTTCTCttctcttttcttttttttgttacatatatataaggaagaattaatatatcTCATAggttaatttctttttgtttttcgGAAGTGAGGATGCTAtgtattcttttattattcagtCTACTCTGGTGTTCGATATTAAATGTTGGTGTTGTTGCCAATTCTAAAGACGATGATAATGGTGACCTTGACAACACTACAAATACCAATAAATTCTATACATATTCGTTTAATAGATATGAGTTAGATCAATATAGATTGGAAACCAAAGAGTTATTCGATTTTGCGTTAGATAATTATCTAAATATCGGATACCCTTTTGATGAAGT is a window of Henningerozyma blattae CBS 6284 chromosome 5, complete genome DNA encoding:
- the IPA1 gene encoding putative polyadenylation protein (similar to Saccharomyces cerevisiae YJR141W; ancestral locus Anc_4.376), which encodes MNTDFKYAAEYLPRIGCISIVVEGLEDLCVQKLQFNDTTSILEVSNNSGTIYHIKLPYIADATMDISSIKYQKNGPNEYVLRLPINSIEKLKRVNLLEMDDELEGLWSKKQLLSLSDFNFCCIKCQNIIISKSNSFKINQMPSEYWMELMDYWHCHKPDDKSVAGQRYSVKYNGLQPNINELLVGGSFFLGQSNVFHNIKMDRNIIRCKTCNTLIGEKTTNDLAKIHKWKLQLLARSSPEFQLATTYPPEYSVNLSLINFMKSNSTRYTLLRCSKSGYDYNILVWLFGVGLNISFTNGIVLKNTLKIFYQKIIKDNEEFSEVQARLGGNVNIEELAVDATPFEEFIRNLEYNSQFLPANLQSMRDWQISYLSI
- the PPX1 gene encoding exopolyphosphatase (similar to Saccharomyces cerevisiae PPX1 (YHR201C); ancestral locus Anc_4.377), giving the protein MSNSVANFLKSLKKQPLQLRNQIRISCGNESADLDSVASAISYAYLEHIWANSNPSEAIIPIINIPQSDLILRKDIILSLNRLNISVEDLFFREDLISFKKTNSNCIVNAILLDHNEIPKHTAPYIDNVVGIIDHHADSKLYLNANPRIIKVTGSCTSLIFKYWYEKIQPSTRPLLKNVAPLCLSAAVQDTANFKRKIEEADLEVAPIYRDLLPELQFDLFYNDLNEAKVDIKGLSTIDILRKDYKEFAFPDGKGDDLIVGIASVVKNLDWLYVNTNESQSKELFIKDCQQYLIDKKLTFLMIMANNRDPKKFERQIAFIFDKKMVGNIVDKVIRDVAEYLDLKPFDDSNTKDSYISFHQLNVKASRKQVAPAIKQAISKI
- the SMN1 gene encoding Smn1p (similar to Saccharomyces cerevisiae YHR202W; ancestral locus Anc_4.381); this encodes MFHIYYVFSILSIFCYVQGLPLEVENDVVEKDKLRPLILGQLNFLHTTDLHGWFGSHPNQINYNADFGDFLSFIELFKQRNIHENQDLIVVDTGDKVHGTGLSDASTPIGIYSQQIFNSIDYDFLTIGNHEIYTPGTMDAEYYNTTLLPKFKGKYISSNLEYIDKDGQAHIMGNRFKYFVTSNSKLRILALSFISPFKDLVKKNPRCNIIPFEEVLKDENGWFAHEVLNKFKPVDLDLILVMGHLQLRPTTFDEPEYLQNLHSILRTYYPNTIIQYFGGHSHIRDFVKLDSKASALQSGKLAETVGFLSISNFPTGDQKDQLPVFNRRYIDFNTNSFKFHLNISQDEEFPKTSRGIKLSDFISSINEKLNLTKIYGYISKSYYFNARPINSKENIYNWLIRKILPTLRSNSINDDSGKRIIMTNTGAIRYDLYKGNFTRNSEYIISPFPNEWSYIKLPLKFAIKINDLLNDEGHIKVQHLGPVVNRENRKYGMIATSSKIKMNIDGIFKSYFQCPFINDPELDDGDTTQDDYGCDGDDTPHNTVREYMMPNVVQYVDILNKNDLKRHKNDEVFLIFNEFMNDSVLAAINSMINNIDGKYGLKDIKKYSSEKLTSLIRHYVEDNYIV
- the TBLA0E04950 gene encoding 40S ribosomal protein eS4 (similar to Saccharomyces cerevisiae RPS4B (YHR203C) and RPS4A (YJR145C); ancestral locus Anc_4.382) — protein: MARGPKKHQKRLSAPHHWMLDKLSGCYAPRPSAGPHKLRESLPLIVFLRNRLKYALNGREVRAIMMQRHVKVDGKVRTDITYPAGFMDVITLEATNENFRLVYDVKGRFAVHRITDEEASYKLGKVKKVQLGKKSVPYVVTHDGRTIRYPDPNIKVNDTVKIDLATGKITDFIKFDAGKLVYVTGGRNLGRIGTIVHKERHDGGFDLVHIKDSLDNTFVTRLNNVFVIGEQGKPYISLPKGKGIKLSISEERDRRRAQSGL